In the genome of Polyangia bacterium, the window CCGTGCGCGCGCACGCCGAAGATGTGCGTCAGCAAGAAGATCATCACCGACAACGCCAGGTTGGTCTTCAGCGTGTCGGTCGGCGGCAAGAACCCTGGGATCAGCGCCAGCAGGTTCGAAAACAAGATGAACAGAAACAGCGAGCCCACCAGCGGCAGATAGCGCTTGGCTTCCTTCTCGCCCATCACGCTGACCATCAGGCCGAAGATGGTGTCCGACAGCATCTCGAAGAGGTTGCGCAGGCCGAAGCGGGGCGGGGGGACCAGGCCGGCGTCGCCCGCGCCACCGACGGCGGCGGCGTAACGGGTGGCGCCGAAGAGCAGGAACAGCACCACCAGCAGCGCGCCCATGATGTGGTCGATCTGAAAGTGGGTGGACTGGAACATCTGCCAGGTCCACTCGCGGCCAAGATAGATCTGGAGGTTCTGCTTCAGCGTTTCATAGCCGGGGAGAAAGTCGAACCAGGTGGCGTGTGGTTGCATGGGCCTAGCGCGCCTCCGGCGCTTCGGCGGCCGCGTCCGTCGGCGCGCTGAGGCTGGTGAGGAAGATGGAAATCACGAACACCGACAGGCCCAGCGAGAACGGCAGCACGGCCAGATGGCCGACCCGCACCGCCACCCAGACCATCACGAACAGCGCCGCCATCTTCAGAGCCAGCCCGACACCCAGCATCGCCGCCTGCCCGCCGGTGGCCCCGGTTTGTACGCGCGCCACCACCCGCCCGGCCAGCCGGGCGATGGACCAGAAGTTCAGGCAGCCCAGCGCCGCGCCCACGCCCGCTGCCAGCATGCCGGAGGCGCCCCACAAAAGGCCGGCGCCGCAGGTGATGGCGACGCCGAGGATGAGGTTCGCGCGTTCAATCTTTTTTAGCGGGGGCATCATCTGATGGTGGTTTCGTCTCGTCTCCGAAGTTGCGGCGGTAAAACCGGGTCACCCGCACCAACCCTTTGATCGCCGCGCCGACGCCGGCGAACAAGCCCAGGTACATGAGCCAAGGTGCGGTTCCGAATTTTCTGTCCAGATAATTTCCTCCGAAATAGCCGATGCCGATGGCAAGGACGATCTCGATCCCGACGGCGCCGGTCGAACCGACAATCCGCCACATATTTTTCTCGTCACGGTCGATGAGCGGCGTTCCGGTACCACGGCGGCGGCCCAAAATCAAGGTGCCGCCGCCAGGCCCGCGCGCGTCGGCACAGGGGTTGCCGGCGGTAACGGCGTCCCCACGTTTTCCCCGAGAGCAACGAAAGGGAGGATGAAATGGACAATCGTGTGGCGAAGGCGGATGTGACCATCAAGGCGCCCGTCGAGAAAGTGTGGGAAGCGCTGGTCACCCCGGCGATCATCAAGAGCTACATGTTCGGCACGGACGTGCAGTCCGAATGGAAAGCCGGCAGCCCGATCGTCTGGCAGGGCGAATACCAGGGCAAGAAGTACGAGGACCACGGCCGGATTCTGGAGGTGGTGCCGCAACACAAGCTGCGCTACAGCCACTTCAGCCCGCTGTCAGGGCTGCCCGACACACCGGAGAATTACCATCAGGTGACGATCGATCTGGCGGGCGAAGACGGCTCGGTGAAGGTGGCGCTGGCGCAGGATCAGAACCACAGCGCGCAGGCCCAGGCCGAATCGGAGAAGAACTGGAACGTGATGCTGGCCGGCCTGAAGAAGACCGTCGAGGCGGCCAGCTAAGCTCAGCGACGCTGGCGTTTCATTCGGCCGCGCTCGGTCCGCGCGGGAAGGAATGCTGCTCAGGCCTTCTTGCGCGGGGTGAGCGTGATCTGGCCGGTGATGGTGCCCAGCACCTCGCGGGCGGCGGTGGTGAAGGACTCGACGTGCTCGAGCGTGTGGGTCAACGAGAGGAACGCAGCCTCGAACTGCGCCGGCGGCAGCATGAAGCCGCGATCAAGCATGCCGTGAAAGAACTTGGCGTAGTGGGCGGTGTTGGCTTTCTTCGCGCTGGCCAGGTCCACGACCTCTTCCGAGGTGAAGAACAGCGTGAAGGCCGAACCCACGCGCTGCACCCGCGCCTTGGCCGCCGTGCGACGGACCGCGCGCGACAGCTCGTCTTCCAGGGCGCGTCCCAGGGTGTCCAGGGTTTGATAGGACCGATCATCGAGCTTTTTCAGCGTGGCCAACCCG includes:
- the atpB gene encoding F0F1 ATP synthase subunit A, with amino-acid sequence MQPHATWFDFLPGYETLKQNLQIYLGREWTWQMFQSTHFQIDHIMGALLVVLFLLFGATRYAAAVGGAGDAGLVPPPRFGLRNLFEMLSDTIFGLMVSVMGEKEAKRYLPLVGSLFLFILFSNLLALIPGFLPPTDTLKTNLALSVMIFLLTHIFGVRAHGVKYFKHFLGPLWWLAPLMLPIEVISHIARPVSLAMRLLGNIAADHAVVLSFFAVIPFLVPVPFLVMGVFVSVVQAVVFSLLSTVYIGSAVAHEEH
- a CDS encoding ATP synthase subunit I codes for the protein MPPLKKIERANLILGVAITCGAGLLWGASGMLAAGVGAALGCLNFWSIARLAGRVVARVQTGATGGQAAMLGVGLALKMAALFVMVWVAVRVGHLAVLPFSLGLSVFVISIFLTSLSAPTDAAAEAPEAR
- a CDS encoding AtpZ/AtpI family protein, with protein sequence MILGRRRGTGTPLIDRDEKNMWRIVGSTGAVGIEIVLAIGIGYFGGNYLDRKFGTAPWLMYLGLFAGVGAAIKGLVRVTRFYRRNFGDETKPPSDDAPAKKD
- a CDS encoding SRPBCC family protein — protein: MDNRVAKADVTIKAPVEKVWEALVTPAIIKSYMFGTDVQSEWKAGSPIVWQGEYQGKKYEDHGRILEVVPQHKLRYSHFSPLSGLPDTPENYHQVTIDLAGEDGSVKVALAQDQNHSAQAQAESEKNWNVMLAGLKKTVEAAS